The genomic window TGTACCTGGGCCTGAAGACCGGCACCATCGATGGCCAGGACAACCCGCTGCCCAGCGTGCGCGCAGCCAAGTTCTACGAGGTGACCAAACAGATTGTTCTGACCAGCCATTTGGTGGACAGCCTGTTCATCGCCATCTCCAACAAAAGCTTCAACGCGCTGAATGCGGCCCAAAAGCAGAAGGTCACCGCCGCAGCACAAGCCGCTGCGGTTTACAACAACGACAACACCGTACAGGAAGAAGCCCAACTGGTCGACTTCTTCAAGAAAGAAGTCCTGCAGGTCAGCACACCCGATGTGGCGGCCTTCCGCAAGTCCGTACAGGCTGTCTACCAAAGCTCTGACTACGCCAAGGTGTGGCCCGCGGGCTTGGTGGACCGCATCAACGCCACACACTGATCCAGGTATCCATGGCACGCTGGCTGCAAGGCTTCGCCAACGCGATCGGTGGCGGGCTTTTTCTGACGCTGTTCATCGTTTTTATCGTCCAGATCACGGCCCGCTTCGGCTTCAAGCTGCCGTTGCCGTGGACCGATGAACTGGCCGTCATCTTGTACATCTGGGTCATCCTGTGGGCGGCAGCTTTTGTGGTGCCAACACGCGAACACGTGGTGTTTGACCTGGTGTGGAACAGCGTGGGCCGCCGCGCACGGCAGGCCATGCAAATCGCCGGCAACCTGATGATCGGCGGCCTGGCGCTGGTGGGCCTGCCCGCCAGTTGGGACTATGTGCACTTCATGGCGCGCGAGGGCACGCCCGTGCTGGAGGTGCCGCTGATGTGGGTGTATTTACCCTTTGTGCTGCTGATGGTGGCGCTGGTGCTGCGCAGCGCCTGGGCCATCTGGAATGCGGTACGCGGCATAGGTTTGGACGCGACCGAATTGGGAACCCCATGAATTTGGCCTTGTCTGCTTTGGTTGGTGTACTGGTGACCGGCATGCTGCTACGCATGCCCATAGGCTTCTCCATGCTGGTCTCCGGCTTTGCCTACCTGCTGGTCAAGGGGCAAGACCTGGGCCTGGTTGCCGAGCAAGTCGGCAATGGCCTGTACAACAGTTATGTGCTGCTGGCGGTGCCGCTGTTTGTGTTTGCGGCCAACATCATGAATGCCGGCACGGTCAGCGAACGCATTTTTGACTTCTGCCGCATCCTGGTGGGGCGCATGCGCGGTGGTCTGGCCCAGGTGGACATTCTGGTCAGTGTCATCTTCTCGGGTATGAGTGGCAGCGCCATTGCCGATGCGGCCGGCCCGGGCCTGGTCACCATCAAACAGATGCTCAAAAAGCCGGAGTATTCACGCGGCTTTGCCGGTGCAGTGGTGGTGGCCAGTGCCACGCTGGGGCCCATCATCCCACCCAGTATTCCGATGGTGATTTATGCGCTGGTGTCGGGCGCATCGGTGGGGGCGCTGTTCCTGGGTGGCGTTGTGCCTGGGTTCTGCATGGCGGTGCTGATGATGGTGGTGGTGCACTTCATTGCCGTTAAACGCAACATGCCACGCGAAGACCCGGTGCCGCTGCGCGACTGGCCGGCCATTTTGTTCCGCGGCGCTCTGCCCTTGTCCATGCCCATCGTGCTGCTGGGCGGTATCTACTCCGGCGCCTTCACGCCCACCGAAGCGGCAGCCGTTGCAGCCTTGCATGCGTTGATCTTGGCCGGTGTGGTCTACCGGGCGCTGACCTGGCGCAGCTTCTGGGGTGTGGTCATGGAGTCCACCCGCGGCAGCGCCGTCATCACACTGATACTGGCCGGCTCCTTCATGCTGAACTACGCCTTCACCGCCGAGGGTGTGCCCCAGGCCATGGCGCAGTGGGTGGACAGCATGCAGCTGTCGCAAATCAAGTTTCTGCTGCTGGTGAATGTGATGTTTCTGGTGCTGGGTTGTTTTTTGGATGTGTCGGTGCTGCTGCTGGTGTTTGTGCCCATGCTGTTGCCCGCGGCCAAGCTGCTGGGCGTGGACCTGGTGCACTTTGGTGTGCTGGTGGTGTTGAACATGATGATTGGCCTGATACACCCGCCCTTTGGCATGCTGCTGTTTGTGACCAAGGCGCTGACCGGCATTCCCATTGGCGAGATGATGAAAGAGGGCTGGCCCTTCCTGGTCATGCTGCTGGCGCTGCTGCTGGCCATCACCTGCTTCCCCCAGATCGTGCTGTGGTTGCCACAGACCATGGGCTATGTCACCCGCTGACGGCAGAGGCCAGAACTGGGTTCTCTTCTATAAAATCTGCACGGATATGAACACCCCAGACCCCACAGACGCCGAGCCACAACCTGCAGCCACGCCAGCCATGCGAACCCGGCCGCTGGTCGAGTCTCCTGCGTTAGCGGCCAAGGCCGTTCAGTTTCTCAGTGAAGGCCCGTCCGGATTCCGAATGAGCCAGGACGAAGCGCAACGTGTGGTTGCCTACATGCGCTGGGTCAGTTATGCACCCCAATCCTTTCTCTACCGCGAAGGTGACAGCACACGCACCAGTTATATGCTGATGGTGCTGGAAGGCGATGTGTCGGTGGACACGGCCGCGTCCGGTCGCGCCGACCGGGTCGCTATTTCTGTGTTGGGGCCTGGGGCCTTGATCGGTGAGATGGCACTGCTGGACGGCGCCCCCCGTTCGACCAGTTGCACGGCTATCACACCGGTGCAGGCGGCCGGCATGTCGCAAGGTGGTTTGGCGGCACTGGCCGACGAGCACCCCGCCGTGGCGTTCAAGCTGATGACCTTCATGGCACGCAGCACCGCCAACCGCCTGCGCGCACTGGGCGAACAGTTGCATATGTACGACCAGGTGATTGCAGACCTGCACCAAGAAATAGACCAATTGCGCGCCGCCAAAGAAGGCCGCTACTGATATGCCACTGGACGCCATCCGGCACGGTGCACACTGAGCACCGGCAAACCATGCCCACCCTGCTGATCAAAAATGCCCGCTGTGTGGCAACGTTTGACCACCATGATCCCCAGCAGGCGCGGGAACTGGTCAACGCCTCCATCTTCATACAGGGCAACCGCATCGCCTTTGTAGGCCCGACCGCAGGCTTGCCCCCCGAAGCGCTGGCCGCTGATGAAGTCATCGACGCCCGCCAACACTTGGTCACGCCAGGCCTGGTCAACACGCACCACCACATGTACCAGAGCCTTACCAAGGCGATACCGTCTACGCAAAACGCGGAGCTGTTTGGCTGGCTCCAAGGGTTGTATCCGATCTGGGCGGGACTGACGCCCGAGATGGTTCGGGTCAGCACCCAGGTGGCCATGGCCGAGCTGATGCTCAGCGGCTGCACCACCAGCAGCGACCACCTTTACATCTACCCCAATGGTGTGCGGCTGGACGACAGCATTGAAGCCGCACAGCAGATCGGCATGCGTTTTGTGGCCAGCCGCGGCAGCATGAGTGTGGGCCAAAGTCAGGGTGGCCTGCCACCCGACAGTGTGGTGGAGCGCGAAGACTTCATCCTCAAAGACACACAGCGCCTGATCGAGCAGTACCACGATGCCAGCCATGGCGCCATGCTCAACATCGCCGCGGCCCCCTGCTCACCGTTCAGCGTCAGCCGCGAACTGATGCGTGAATCGGCCCTTCTGGCCCGCAGTTTCAAGGGACAAGGCGTGCGCCTGCACACCCACCTGGCCGAGAACGACCACGACATCGCCTACTCCCGCGAAAAGTTCAACTGCACCCCCGCCGAATACGCACAAGACCTGGGCTGGCTGGGCGCTGATGTATGGCATGCCCATTGTGTAAAGCTGGACGATGCCGGCATCAGCCTGTTCGCCGCCAGCCGAACCGGCGTGGCCCACTGCCCCTGCAGCAATATGCGCCTGGCCAGCGGCATTGCACCGATACGCCGCATGCTGAACGTGGGTGTACCGGTGGGCCTGGGTGTGGATGGCTGCGCCAGCAACGACGCGGCCCACATGGTGAACGAGGCGCGCCAGGCCCTGCTGCTGGCCCGCGTGGGCCGTGCCATGCAGCCGCCCGAGGTGCGCACCCTGCCCAATGGTGATCGCCGCACATTTTTTGGCTGCGACCTGGGCCCGACCGAGATGACCGCGCGTGATGTGCTGGGCATGGCCACCCGTGGCGGCGCACAGGTGCTGGGCCGCGACCACGACATTGGCCATATCGCCGTGGGCATGTGTGCCGACCTGGCGCTGTTTGACCTGGGCACGCTGGGCTTTGCAGGTGGCGCGGTGCACGACCCGGTAGGCGCCCTACTGCTGTGCGCCAGCCCGCAGGCCGATTACACCGTCATCGATGGCCGCGTCGTGGTGCGCAAGGGCCAGCTCACCACGCTGGATCTGGGGCCGGTGGTGGAGCGGCACAACGCCTTGGCCATCCAATTGGCAATGGGTGTATAACCAACACCCTCTTTAAGACAACCGACAAACACCAATCAAGGAAGAACCGACATGGGCGCGCAGTGGAAAGCAAAAGGTAAGGAACTGGCAGCCAATGCCAAGGGCAAGTTGTTTGGCCGCCTGGCCAAGGACATCATGATCGCGGCCCGCGCCGGTGCCGACCCGGCCGGCAACTCGCGCCTGCGCCTGGTGCTGGAACAGGCCCGCAAGGTGTCCATGCCCAAGGAAACGCTGGAGCGCGCCATCAAGAAGGGCGCAGGCCTGACCGGTGAATCCGTGCACTTCGACCATGTGATGTACGAAGGCTACGCACCGCACCAGGTGCCGGTGATGGTGGAATGCCTGACCGACAACGTAAAGCGCACCGCGCCCGAAATGCGTGTGCTGTTTCGCAAGGGCCAGTTGGGCACCTCGGGCTCGGTGGCCTGGGAGTTTGACCATCTGGGCATGATTGAAGCAGAAGCGACCACGCCAGGTGCTGATCCGGATGGCGCGGCCATCGAGGCCGGCGCGCAAGACCTGGAGCCCGGCGAAGAAGCGGGTACAACCTTGTTCTATACCGACCCGGCCGAGTTGGACCTGGTCAGCCGCGCCCTGCCCGCCCACGGTTTTACAGTGTTGTCCGCCAAGCTGGGCTACAAGCCCAAAAACCCGAAAGACCCCGCCAGCCTGAGCGCGGCCGATCTGGAAGAAGTGGAAGCCTTTCTGGCCGCCATCGACGGCAATGACGACGTGCAAAACGTCTATGTCGGCTTGGCGGGCTAACCCGTAACGGCCAGCGCCACCGCGGCTTCGTCCACACGGGCCACTCCGGTGCTGCCCACCTTGAACACGATGCCGGGCTGGGTAAAACCCACCAGGTGCAGGCCTGACGCAAGCACCAACGCCACCTCGCCACCTGTTCTGGCGCGTGACGCCCGGCGCACGCTGCCGGGTAGCAGATTGATGCCCGCCGCTGGCTCAAATGCCGTGCCCATGGTCACCGCCGTGGCCTTGCACAAGGCCAGTACGGCCACACCGGGTTTCAGGTTCAGCAGTTGCGCACTCTCACGCGTGATGCGCGACCACAGCGGCGTCTGGTCTGCTAGGCGCAACCCCACCCGGATGGCACCGGCATGCGGTTTTAACGCCTGCACCGTGCACGGCAGCTGGTTGCGCATACTGGTGCGCAGTGCCAGCGCAGACAGGTTGGTCAAACCGGCATCACCACTGCGTGCCTCCGATGCAATTTGCTGCAGCACATCCAAACGCGCCGCGTGGATGCGGTCGGCCGCCTGCAACACGCGGAGCCCTGCAGGCGTGAGCCGCGCACCACCGCCACCAGCGCCGCCCACCGCGCGCTCCAGCAGCGCCACACCGGCCAGGTTGCTCAACGTGTCGATGGCCTGCCACGCCGCCTTGTAGCTGACACCGGCATGGCGTGCCGCCTCGGATATCGACCCCACCTGGCCTATGCGCCGCAGGATGTCGATGCGCTTGTCGGCGGACTGTTGACCCAGGGCCTCGGCCAGTTGCAGTTGTGCTTTCTTCATGGCGGGATTGTCTTCCGAAATACGCCCCATCTGTATACTTCGCTATCCCTTTTTGGAATAGCGAAAGAGAACATGCACAACGTCATCAAAAGTATTGGCCTCGCCATCGGAATAGTGCTCCTGGGTTCAACGTCATTCGCAGCCGAAGTCAGCGTGGCAGTTGCCGCCAACTTCACTGCGCCCATGCAAAAAATTGCGCAGACTTTTGAGCAGGACACGGGCCACAAGGCGGTGCTGGCCTTTGGCTCTACCGGCAATTTCTACGCACAGATCAAGAACGGAGCACCCTTCCAGATCCTGCTGGCGGCGGATGACGAAACGCCTGCCCGTATCGAAAAAGAAGGCCTGGGCGTGACCAACTCCCGCTTCACCTATGCCACAGGAAAATTGGTGTTGTGGAGCAAGAAAACCGGCCTGGTCGATGACAAGGGGGATATTTTGCGCGGTGGCACCTTTGAACGCCTGGCCATCGCCAACCCCAAGCTGGCACCCTACGGCGCCGCAGCTATGGAGACCATGAGCAAGCTGGGTGTGCTGCAAAGCCTGCAACCTAAATTTGTGCAGGGTGAGAACATTTCGCAGACCTACCAGTTCATCGCCACTGAAAACGCCCAACTGGGGTTTGTGGCCCTGTCACAGGTGTTTGCCGATGGCCGCCTGAAAGAAGGTTCGGCCTGGATCGTGCCCGCCAACCTGCACCAAGCGATCCAGCAAGATGCCGTATTGCTGAACAACGGCAAAGACAACCCTGCCGCTGCTGCCCTGCTCACCTACCTGCGCACCGATAAGGTCAAGGCCCTCATACGGTCCTTTGGCTACGATCTATGAACCCTCTGCTGGATGTCGATGCCCTCAGCGCCATCCGGCTGACCCTGGAACTGGCCAGCCTGACCACCGTACTGCTGCTGCTGGTGGCAACGCCTCTGGCATGGTGGCTGGCGCGCACGACATCCTGGTGGCGCGGGCCTGTGGGGGCCATCGTCGCCCTGCCCCTGGTCTTGCCACCCACCGTGCTTGGTTTTTACATGCTGATTGCCTTGGGGCCGCAGGGACCTATGGGCCAGATCACGCAGGCGTTGGGCTGGGGCACTTTGTCGTTCACGTTTTATGGTTTGTTGATCGGTTCGATCATCTATTCGCTGCCCTTTGCCGTGCAGCCCATCCAACATGCGTTTGAAGCCATGGGTGAGCGCCCCATGGAAGTGGCGGCCACGCTGCGCGCCACGCCGCTAGACGCCTTTTTCAGTGTCGCCCTGCCGCTGGCCCGGCCCGGCTTTATCACCGCCGCCATTCTGAGCTTTGCCCATACCGTGGGTGAGTTTGGTGTGGTGCTGATGATTGGCGGCAACATTCCCGGCAAAACCCGTGTGGTCTCCACCCAAATCTACGGCCATGTGGAGGCCATGGAATACACGCAGGCCCACTGGCTGGCGGGTGGCATGCTGGTGTTTTCGTTTGTGGTGCTGCTGGGCCTGAACCTGCTCAACCGCAAGACCACACGGGTCATGCCATGAGCAACAACACCCTTGCTGCCAAACGCAGCCACATTCGGCTGCAGCTGGTGCGCCCAGCCTTTGCGCTGGATGTGGAACTGGACCTGCCGGGTGATGGCATCACCGTGTTATTCGGCACATCGGGCTCCGGCAAGACCAGCCTACTGCGCTGTGTGGCGGGCCTGGAGCACACACCCGGCGCGCGGGTCAACATTGCCGGGGAAATCTGGCAAGACGACGAGGCTGGCATCTACCTGTCCACCTGGCAACGTCCACTGGGTTATGTCTTCCAGGAGGCCAGCCTGTTTGCCCACCTGAACGTGCGCAAGAATTTGCAGTTTGGCCTGAAGCGCTCGCACGCCCCCACCAATGCCACCGCGCTAGATGCGGCCATCAACCTGCTGGGCATTAG from Rhodoferax sp. AJA081-3 includes these protein-coding regions:
- a CDS encoding TRAP transporter large permease; the protein is MNLALSALVGVLVTGMLLRMPIGFSMLVSGFAYLLVKGQDLGLVAEQVGNGLYNSYVLLAVPLFVFAANIMNAGTVSERIFDFCRILVGRMRGGLAQVDILVSVIFSGMSGSAIADAAGPGLVTIKQMLKKPEYSRGFAGAVVVASATLGPIIPPSIPMVIYALVSGASVGALFLGGVVPGFCMAVLMMVVVHFIAVKRNMPREDPVPLRDWPAILFRGALPLSMPIVLLGGIYSGAFTPTEAAAVAALHALILAGVVYRALTWRSFWGVVMESTRGSAVITLILAGSFMLNYAFTAEGVPQAMAQWVDSMQLSQIKFLLLVNVMFLVLGCFLDVSVLLLVFVPMLLPAAKLLGVDLVHFGVLVVLNMMIGLIHPPFGMLLFVTKALTGIPIGEMMKEGWPFLVMLLALLLAITCFPQIVLWLPQTMGYVTR
- the modA gene encoding molybdate ABC transporter substrate-binding protein, coding for MHNVIKSIGLAIGIVLLGSTSFAAEVSVAVAANFTAPMQKIAQTFEQDTGHKAVLAFGSTGNFYAQIKNGAPFQILLAADDETPARIEKEGLGVTNSRFTYATGKLVLWSKKTGLVDDKGDILRGGTFERLAIANPKLAPYGAAAMETMSKLGVLQSLQPKFVQGENISQTYQFIATENAQLGFVALSQVFADGRLKEGSAWIVPANLHQAIQQDAVLLNNGKDNPAAAALLTYLRTDKVKALIRSFGYDL
- a CDS encoding YebC/PmpR family DNA-binding transcriptional regulator, whose translation is MGAQWKAKGKELAANAKGKLFGRLAKDIMIAARAGADPAGNSRLRLVLEQARKVSMPKETLERAIKKGAGLTGESVHFDHVMYEGYAPHQVPVMVECLTDNVKRTAPEMRVLFRKGQLGTSGSVAWEFDHLGMIEAEATTPGADPDGAAIEAGAQDLEPGEEAGTTLFYTDPAELDLVSRALPAHGFTVLSAKLGYKPKNPKDPASLSAADLEEVEAFLAAIDGNDDVQNVYVGLAG
- a CDS encoding TOBE domain-containing protein, translated to MKKAQLQLAEALGQQSADKRIDILRRIGQVGSISEAARHAGVSYKAAWQAIDTLSNLAGVALLERAVGGAGGGGARLTPAGLRVLQAADRIHAARLDVLQQIASEARSGDAGLTNLSALALRTSMRNQLPCTVQALKPHAGAIRVGLRLADQTPLWSRITRESAQLLNLKPGVAVLALCKATAVTMGTAFEPAAGINLLPGSVRRASRARTGGEVALVLASGLHLVGFTQPGIVFKVGSTGVARVDEAAVALAVTG
- the modB gene encoding molybdate ABC transporter permease subunit; amino-acid sequence: MNPLLDVDALSAIRLTLELASLTTVLLLLVATPLAWWLARTTSWWRGPVGAIVALPLVLPPTVLGFYMLIALGPQGPMGQITQALGWGTLSFTFYGLLIGSIIYSLPFAVQPIQHAFEAMGERPMEVAATLRATPLDAFFSVALPLARPGFITAAILSFAHTVGEFGVVLMIGGNIPGKTRVVSTQIYGHVEAMEYTQAHWLAGGMLVFSFVVLLGLNLLNRKTTRVMP
- a CDS encoding Crp/Fnr family transcriptional regulator produces the protein MNTPDPTDAEPQPAATPAMRTRPLVESPALAAKAVQFLSEGPSGFRMSQDEAQRVVAYMRWVSYAPQSFLYREGDSTRTSYMLMVLEGDVSVDTAASGRADRVAISVLGPGALIGEMALLDGAPRSTSCTAITPVQAAGMSQGGLAALADEHPAVAFKLMTFMARSTANRLRALGEQLHMYDQVIADLHQEIDQLRAAKEGRY
- a CDS encoding 8-oxoguanine deaminase: MPTLLIKNARCVATFDHHDPQQARELVNASIFIQGNRIAFVGPTAGLPPEALAADEVIDARQHLVTPGLVNTHHHMYQSLTKAIPSTQNAELFGWLQGLYPIWAGLTPEMVRVSTQVAMAELMLSGCTTSSDHLYIYPNGVRLDDSIEAAQQIGMRFVASRGSMSVGQSQGGLPPDSVVEREDFILKDTQRLIEQYHDASHGAMLNIAAAPCSPFSVSRELMRESALLARSFKGQGVRLHTHLAENDHDIAYSREKFNCTPAEYAQDLGWLGADVWHAHCVKLDDAGISLFAASRTGVAHCPCSNMRLASGIAPIRRMLNVGVPVGLGVDGCASNDAAHMVNEARQALLLARVGRAMQPPEVRTLPNGDRRTFFGCDLGPTEMTARDVLGMATRGGAQVLGRDHDIGHIAVGMCADLALFDLGTLGFAGGAVHDPVGALLLCASPQADYTVIDGRVVVRKGQLTTLDLGPVVERHNALAIQLAMGV
- a CDS encoding TRAP transporter small permease, yielding MARWLQGFANAIGGGLFLTLFIVFIVQITARFGFKLPLPWTDELAVILYIWVILWAAAFVVPTREHVVFDLVWNSVGRRARQAMQIAGNLMIGGLALVGLPASWDYVHFMAREGTPVLEVPLMWVYLPFVLLMVALVLRSAWAIWNAVRGIGLDATELGTP